The Effusibacillus pohliae DSM 22757 genomic sequence AGCGCTTGCCCCAGAATGGACCTGACGGTGGCGGAGCGCCTGGAACAACGTATCATTAACATTCCGAGCAGCGTGTTTCTGGGAGGGGACTATGCGTCGGCGTAAAATCTGTGTGGTAACGGGAACCCGAGCAGACTATGGGCTGCTTTACTGGTTGATGAAAATGATTCAGGATGACGCGGAACTGGAGCTCCAAATTATTGTTACGGGAATGCACTGTTCTCCGGAATTTGGATTAACTTACAAAATTATTGAAGAAGACGGGTTTTTTATCAATGAAAAAGTAGAAATGCTCTTGTCGAGTGACACGCCTGTCGGGATAGCGAAGTCCATCGGTCTCGGTGTGATTGGTTTTGCCGATGCCTTGGCCAGGTTGAGGCCCGACTTTCTGGTGCTGTTAGGAGATCGGTATGAAATTCTTGCGGCAGCCCAGGCTGCAATGGTTGCCAAGATTCCGATTGCTCATATTGCGGGAGGCGACACAACCGAAGGTGCGTATGATGAGTTGATTCGCCACAGTATCACCAAAATGTCCCACCTGCATTTTGTGACAAATGATGCAGCTGCCAAAAGAGTTCGCCAACTGGGAGAAAATCCGGACTACATTTTCAATGTTGGAAGCCCCGGAATTGATCAAATAAAAAGGCTGAAATTACTCACACGGGAACAGCTGGAGAAAGAGCTCGATTTTAAGTTTTTATCCAGAAATTTACTCATTACCTTTCATCCTGCCACATTGGATTCTGATTGTCCGGCTGAGCAGTTTCGAGAGCTCTTGAAAGCTCTGGAAATACTTGGTAATAATGTAGGGTTAATCTTTACGAAGCCAAATTCGGATACTGGGGGACGGTCTTTAATTCGGATGATCGATGATTATGTTGCAACACATTCCAATGCCAAGGCTTATACATCTTTGGGGCAACTCCGGTATTTGAGCACCATCGCTCAGGTGGATGCTGTGGTAGGAAATTCATCGAGCGGTCTCTATGAGGCACCTTCGTTGAAAACACCGACTGTGAATATTGGAGAGCGGCAAAAAGGACGCTTGCAAGCGTCTTCGGTAATCAATTGCCAACCGAAAATGGATGAGATTGTGCAAGCGATCCGAAAATCATTTTTGATAGATTGTTCAAATGTCGTTAACCCATACGGGGACGGAGAAAGTTCACAAAAAATCGTAACAGTTCTTAAGGAAATTCAAGATCCGGAAAAATTGCTGAAAAAACATTTTTTTGAGGTGAGCTGAACGAGATGCCAATCTCGCAAAGAGCCTATATCATCGCTGAAGTAGGAGTGAACCATAACGGTTCGCTGGAAATGGCGAAACAATTGGTTGATGCCGCAGCCGAGGCCGGGGCCGATGCAGTGAAGTTTCAAACTTTTAAAGCCGAGAAACTAGTCAGTCGAACTGCGCCAAAGGCAGAGTATCAGACGAAAACGACCGATCAGAACGAATCGCAACTGGAGATGCTGAAGAAACTGGAATTGGACGAAGCGGCTCATTTGTCTTTGATCAAATATTGCCATGAACAAGGCATTGAGTTTTTGTCGACCCCTTTTGATCTCGAAAGTGTCGATTTGTTGGCCTACAGGTTTGATCTCCCGCGGCTTAAAATCGCTTCTTCCGAAATTACGAACGCCCCGCTGTTGTTGAACGCGGCACGGTCCGGTAAACCGATTATTCTATCAACCGGAATGAGTACCTTGGGGGAAGTGGAAATGGCGTTGGGGGTTTTAGCCTTTGGGTATACCAAGCCGGATGTAACTCCTTCGCTAGCCGCTTTTTGTCAGGCGTTTTGTTCCGAAGAGGGACAACGGGCATTGCAAGAACGAGTAATCTTGCTCCACTGTACGACAGAGTATCCAGCCCCGGTCAGAGATGTAAATCTTCGGGCGATGGATACTTTGCAGGCTGCTTTTGGATTACCGGTCGGATTGTCAGATCACACTTCCGGCATTGCAATTCCCATTGCTGCCGTGGCACGTGGAGCGGTTGTGATCGAAAAACATTTTACCCTTGACAGAGATCTTCCAGGCCCTGACCACAAAGCTTCGCTGGAACCCGAAGAATTGAAGGCGATGGTGAGGTCGATTCGGGAGGTGGAGGAAGCTTTAGGGTCGGCCCGCAAGTATCCTGCAGGCTCAGAATTCAAAAACATGGTCGCGGCCAGGAAAAGTCTCGTGGCTGCACGAATAATTGAGAAAGGGGAATTGTTCACTGAACACAATCTGACCATCAAGCGCCCAGGTGACGGCATTTCACCAATGCTGTACTGGGAGTGGTTAGGGAAGCAAGCGAAAAAAAACTATCAAGCCGATGAAAAGGTGAGCCTATGAGCCGGCCTGTGATTGTCCTCGGCGGAGGCGGTCATGCGAAAGTATTGATTGACACGCTGTTGCTTCAAAATCGGAAGGTGCTTGGTGTTACCGTTCCAGTTGGAGAGTTTTTTGGAAAATCCCTGCTAGGGATCCGGTGTATCGGGAATGATGACACAATTTTGGAATACCCTGCCGATTCAATTGAATTGGTGAACGGGATCGGATCGGTGGCTGCCCCGGATCTGCGAAAGCGAATATTTGAATCGTTTAAAGGATTGGGATACGAGTTTACAAGCGTGGTTCATCCATCGGCCGTGATCTCGGCGGAGGCAGAATTGGCGGAAGGTGTGCAAGTTATGGCGGGGGCAATTATTCAAACCGGCAGCTCGATAGGGGCCAATACGATTGTAAACACGAAAGTGTCGGTTGATCATGACTGTGCCATAGGGAACCATGTGCATCTGGCCCCCGGGGTGACGCTTTCCGGCGGGGTACAGGTAGGGGACGAAGTGCATATTGGAACGGGGGCGACGGTGATCCAAGGGGTCCGCATAGGAAAGAACAGCATCATTGGCGCGGGGGCCCTGGTATTGAATGATGTGGCCGAGGGAGTTACAGTTGTCGGGGTGCCGGCAAAGGAGGTTCAACGATGATGAGATGGAAAAAAATTTCTATTTACCCATCAACTCCTATTTTAAAGGCGATTGAAATTATTGATGCGGGAGCGATGAAAATTGCTTTGGTTGTTGATGAGGGCCATCGTTTGCTTGGCACGGTAACGGATGGGGATATCCGCCGAGGTATTCTCAGGGGAATCGGTCTCGATGATCCTGTCGAAACCGTCATGAACCCAAATCCGATTACTGCTCGCGCCAATGAGGCGAGGCAAACGGTTCTCGCCATCATGAAACTGAAACGGTTGCATCAGATTCCGATTGTGGACGAGCAAGGACGACTGGTGGGAATTGAGACATTAGACGATCTGTTAAAGGGAAATTGCCGCGATAACTGGGTGGTCCTGATGGCGGGCGGTTTGGGTAGTCGCCTGCGTCCTCTGACCGATCTCTTTCCAAAGCCCCTGCTGAAGGTGGGCAGCAAACCGATTCTTGAAACGATCATGGAAAATTTTATCGAACATGGATTTCGCAAATTTTATCTGGCGGTCAATTATAAGGCCGAGATGATCGAAGAATATTTCGGTGACGGTTCCCGCTGGGGAGTCGAGATTCACTATGTCCGTGAGGAAAAGCGGCTGGGAACTGCCGGAGCCCTGGGCTTGCTTCCGGAAAAACCGGACAAACCGATCGTAGTGATGAACGGGGATTTGCTGACGAAAGTGAATTTTCAGCAATTGCTTGATTTTCATATGGAACACCGGGCGCAGGCCACAATGTGCGTCCGTGAATACGATTTTCAGGTTCCATATGGAGTAGTCAAGGTGGACAAGTCTCGGCTTGTCGGGATTGATGAAAAACCGGTGCAAAAGTTTTTTGTCAATGCGGGAATTTATGTATTGGAACCGGAAGCGCTGGACCTGATCCCCCAGGACGAGTTTTTCGATATGCCAACTCTTTTTGATAAGTTAATTGAATTAAATTGTGAGACCGTGGTATTTCCCATTCGTGAATATTGGCTTGATATTGGAAGGAAAGAGGATTTTGAACGGGCCAACGGGGAGTTCTGGGAGGTATTCAGGTGATAGAGGGAAAAACAGTCCTGGCCATTATACCCGCCCGTGGCGGGTCAAAAGGAGTGCCGCGCAAAAACATAAGATGTGTGGCGGGGAAACCGTTGGTTGCTTGGACAATTGAAGAAGCGAAAAAATCAAAGTATATAGACCGCCTCATTCTCTCTTCAGAAGATCCGGAGATTATCTCTATTGCCAGGGAATGGGGATGCGAAGTGCCATTTGTTCGACCATACGAACTGGCGCAGGATGACACGCCCGGCATTGAACCTGTGCTCCATGCAATGCAAGTTCTGCCGGAAGAATATGATTATGTGGTGTTGTTGCAACCCACTTCGCCTTTGCGAACCGCCCAGGATATCGACGGGTGTATTGAACGGTGTATTCAGCAATCAGCCAATGCCTGCGTCACTTTGACTGAATCCGAGAAAAGTCCCTGTTGGATGTATGTATTAGAAAACGATCATCGGATGACCCCGCTGTTGGTTACTGAAACAGCACCGACGCGCAGACAGGATGCAGCAAAAGTATATGTACTCAATGGGGCGGTTTATGTGGCCAAGTCGGACTGGTTATTGA encodes the following:
- the neuC gene encoding UDP-N-acetylglucosamine 2-epimerase, which encodes MRRRKICVVTGTRADYGLLYWLMKMIQDDAELELQIIVTGMHCSPEFGLTYKIIEEDGFFINEKVEMLLSSDTPVGIAKSIGLGVIGFADALARLRPDFLVLLGDRYEILAAAQAAMVAKIPIAHIAGGDTTEGAYDELIRHSITKMSHLHFVTNDAAAKRVRQLGENPDYIFNVGSPGIDQIKRLKLLTREQLEKELDFKFLSRNLLITFHPATLDSDCPAEQFRELLKALEILGNNVGLIFTKPNSDTGGRSLIRMIDDYVATHSNAKAYTSLGQLRYLSTIAQVDAVVGNSSSGLYEAPSLKTPTVNIGERQKGRLQASSVINCQPKMDEIVQAIRKSFLIDCSNVVNPYGDGESSQKIVTVLKEIQDPEKLLKKHFFEVS
- the neuB gene encoding N-acetylneuraminate synthase gives rise to the protein MPISQRAYIIAEVGVNHNGSLEMAKQLVDAAAEAGADAVKFQTFKAEKLVSRTAPKAEYQTKTTDQNESQLEMLKKLELDEAAHLSLIKYCHEQGIEFLSTPFDLESVDLLAYRFDLPRLKIASSEITNAPLLLNAARSGKPIILSTGMSTLGEVEMALGVLAFGYTKPDVTPSLAAFCQAFCSEEGQRALQERVILLHCTTEYPAPVRDVNLRAMDTLQAAFGLPVGLSDHTSGIAIPIAAVARGAVVIEKHFTLDRDLPGPDHKASLEPEELKAMVRSIREVEEALGSARKYPAGSEFKNMVAARKSLVAARIIEKGELFTEHNLTIKRPGDGISPMLYWEWLGKQAKKNYQADEKVSL
- a CDS encoding acetyltransferase — encoded protein: MSRPVIVLGGGGHAKVLIDTLLLQNRKVLGVTVPVGEFFGKSLLGIRCIGNDDTILEYPADSIELVNGIGSVAAPDLRKRIFESFKGLGYEFTSVVHPSAVISAEAELAEGVQVMAGAIIQTGSSIGANTIVNTKVSVDHDCAIGNHVHLAPGVTLSGGVQVGDEVHIGTGATVIQGVRIGKNSIIGAGALVLNDVAEGVTVVGVPAKEVQR
- a CDS encoding nucleotidyltransferase family protein, coding for MMRWKKISIYPSTPILKAIEIIDAGAMKIALVVDEGHRLLGTVTDGDIRRGILRGIGLDDPVETVMNPNPITARANEARQTVLAIMKLKRLHQIPIVDEQGRLVGIETLDDLLKGNCRDNWVVLMAGGLGSRLRPLTDLFPKPLLKVGSKPILETIMENFIEHGFRKFYLAVNYKAEMIEEYFGDGSRWGVEIHYVREEKRLGTAGALGLLPEKPDKPIVVMNGDLLTKVNFQQLLDFHMEHRAQATMCVREYDFQVPYGVVKVDKSRLVGIDEKPVQKFFVNAGIYVLEPEALDLIPQDEFFDMPTLFDKLIELNCETVVFPIREYWLDIGRKEDFERANGEFWEVFR
- a CDS encoding acylneuraminate cytidylyltransferase family protein, with product MIEGKTVLAIIPARGGSKGVPRKNIRCVAGKPLVAWTIEEAKKSKYIDRLILSSEDPEIISIAREWGCEVPFVRPYELAQDDTPGIEPVLHAMQVLPEEYDYVVLLQPTSPLRTAQDIDGCIERCIQQSANACVTLTESEKSPCWMYVLENDHRMTPLLVTETAPTRRQDAAKVYVLNGAVYVAKSDWLLKQRTFLTYETVGYLMPKERSLDIDTEFDMVLFEILTSLKICKFEYQVSSAKVMM